A single region of the Borrelia hermsii DAH genome encodes:
- the mgtE gene encoding magnesium transporter encodes MIDVVFLKTLLEEKKYSDIKEELLRYDAFDISEALKKLNGSDLILLYRFLPKKVAVEAFSNFDQVTKNKLANSFTNREIREMIDELNLDDVIDLLEEVPANVVQRFLASSTEENREIINKFLSYSDDSAGSIVTIEYIELKDYFRVGEALDYIRKVAKTKEDIYTYYITDEEKRLKGVVKIEDLMLSSDDVIISAIMKNSGFYIVKVSDEKEDVALLFQNHDISSVPVVDNEGRMIGVIIIDDILEVIQNLNTEDFQIMAAVTPLGKSYLDTSIFDMTKNRIIWLLVLMISSTLTATIITNYQNLVLSLVILTSFIPLLMDTSGNAGSQASALIIRELALGTLKVRDFLKVLLKEVCVSVLVGSILASINFLRIIFFVIPEHNERFRIAFVVSACLMIGLMVAKILGGLLPILAKFVKIDPALMAGPLITTIADVITLIAYFNIAKLVLANYF; translated from the coding sequence ATGATAGATGTTGTATTTTTAAAAACCTTGCTTGAAGAGAAGAAATACTCTGATATAAAGGAAGAGCTTTTAAGGTACGATGCTTTTGATATTAGTGAAGCTTTAAAGAAACTTAATGGTTCTGATTTGATTTTGCTTTATAGGTTCTTACCCAAGAAGGTTGCCGTTGAAGCTTTTTCTAACTTTGATCAAGTCACAAAAAATAAATTAGCTAATTCTTTTACAAATAGAGAAATAAGAGAGATGATAGATGAACTTAATCTTGATGATGTTATTGATCTCTTAGAAGAAGTCCCAGCAAATGTTGTGCAAAGGTTTTTAGCAAGTTCTACTGAGGAAAATAGAGAAATTATTAATAAATTCTTGTCTTACAGTGATGATTCTGCTGGTTCAATTGTGACTATAGAATATATTGAGCTTAAAGATTATTTTCGTGTTGGAGAAGCTCTTGATTATATTAGAAAGGTTGCAAAAACTAAGGAAGACATTTATACCTATTATATTACAGATGAAGAAAAACGGTTAAAAGGCGTTGTCAAGATTGAAGATTTAATGTTATCTAGTGATGATGTTATTATTTCTGCAATAATGAAAAATAGTGGATTTTATATTGTAAAAGTTAGTGATGAGAAGGAAGATGTTGCTCTGCTTTTTCAAAATCATGATATCTCGAGTGTTCCTGTTGTTGATAATGAGGGACGAATGATAGGAGTCATTATTATTGATGATATTCTTGAAGTTATTCAGAATTTAAATACTGAAGATTTTCAGATAATGGCAGCAGTTACCCCTTTAGGTAAGTCTTATCTTGATACTTCTATTTTTGACATGACAAAAAATAGAATAATTTGGCTTTTGGTACTTATGATATCTTCTACTTTGACCGCCACTATAATTACTAATTATCAGAATTTAGTTTTATCTTTGGTTATCTTAACCAGCTTTATTCCACTTTTAATGGATACTTCAGGAAATGCTGGCTCGCAAGCATCTGCGTTAATCATTCGCGAACTTGCTCTTGGGACTTTGAAGGTAAGGGATTTTCTTAAGGTGCTACTTAAGGAAGTATGTGTTAGTGTTTTAGTTGGTTCAATTCTTGCTAGTATTAACTTTTTAAGAATTATATTTTTTGTAATTCCTGAACATAATGAGAGGTTTAGAATAGCTTTTGTTGTTTCTGCATGTTTGATGATAGGGTTGATGGTAGCAAAAATATTGGGCGGTCTTTTACCCATTTTAGCCAAGTTTGTAAAAATAGATCCAGCTTTAATGGCTGGGCCTTTAATTACTACTATTGCTGATGTTATTACCTTAATTGCTTATTTTAATATAGCAAAATTAGTATTAGCCAATTATTTTTAA
- a CDS encoding MGH1-like glycoside hydrolase domain-containing protein produces MNKNVFPKIYYYDQDFIDIYNKSLSWIRDKIVFSQALEKGRKDKNYYSENLEFIDQLQACLSSFFLVYSNGEYSPTSTIDKFYELQEASGAIRARYDHNNNVVHMEGNDDGIGLPIFAWVEYNLYHKTGNKRRICDVLPVLSKYYKWIEKKFLKSNGLYSIDMNKIFYKNSPRKDAYYPIDFNSFQVHSAYCIAKLADILNDKNLSLEYKKRYFSLKAKINSLMWDEKDGFYYDLDINENIVRCKTIVGFLPLLSEIPSEDRIERMIFYLKSHEHFGTPNPFPTLSANDPGFNSDGNGYYGSVYTYMNFFVIKGLEYCGRANIAREFTIRHLYYILDTLLPDSKVKGHIWEAYKPMKEGPAYLDVEQKLLPEKDVICYLALFSISLMIENIIGLTISLPDKTVYWNIPALEVMGIESLSLKKNRTTIICNKGKRGWEIKMESEKLYYFTINILNKKEKTLPIPSGRCSMLLDKL; encoded by the coding sequence TTGAATAAGAATGTGTTTCCCAAAATTTACTATTACGATCAGGATTTTATTGATATTTATAATAAGAGTCTTTCTTGGATTCGAGACAAAATTGTTTTCTCACAAGCTTTGGAGAAAGGTAGAAAGGATAAGAACTATTATTCTGAAAATCTTGAGTTTATAGATCAACTTCAAGCTTGTCTTTCAAGCTTTTTTCTTGTTTACAGTAATGGGGAATATTCCCCCACATCTACTATTGATAAGTTTTATGAACTTCAAGAGGCATCTGGTGCAATTAGAGCCCGTTATGACCATAATAATAATGTTGTTCATATGGAAGGAAATGATGATGGTATTGGATTGCCAATTTTTGCTTGGGTTGAATATAATTTATATCATAAAACAGGAAATAAGAGACGTATTTGTGATGTTTTGCCAGTTCTGAGTAAGTATTATAAATGGATAGAGAAAAAGTTTTTAAAATCAAATGGTCTTTATTCAATTGATATGAATAAAATTTTTTATAAAAATTCTCCCAGAAAGGATGCTTATTACCCTATAGATTTTAATTCATTTCAGGTGCATAGTGCATATTGTATTGCAAAGTTGGCAGACATATTAAATGATAAGAATTTATCCCTCGAGTATAAAAAGAGATATTTCTCTCTTAAAGCTAAAATTAATTCATTGATGTGGGATGAGAAAGATGGCTTTTATTATGATCTTGATATTAATGAGAATATTGTTAGGTGTAAGACAATAGTAGGATTCTTACCTCTTCTCTCTGAGATTCCAAGTGAGGATAGAATAGAGAGAATGATTTTTTATTTAAAAAGTCATGAACACTTTGGCACTCCAAATCCTTTTCCTACTCTTTCGGCTAATGATCCTGGCTTTAATTCGGATGGGAATGGGTATTATGGTTCTGTTTATACTTACATGAATTTTTTTGTTATTAAAGGACTTGAATATTGTGGACGTGCAAATATCGCAAGGGAATTTACCATAAGACATTTATATTATATATTAGATACTCTATTGCCCGATAGCAAAGTTAAGGGGCATATTTGGGAAGCTTATAAGCCAATGAAAGAGGGACCTGCATATTTGGATGTTGAGCAAAAACTCCTTCCAGAAAAAGATGTTATTTGTTATCTTGCACTTTTTAGTATTAGCCTTATGATAGAAAATATTATTGGACTTACAATTAGCTTGCCTGATAAAACAGTCTATTGGAATATTCCTGCTCTTGAAGTTATGGGAATAGAGAGTTTATCACTTAAGAAGAATCGAACCACAATTATATGCAATAAGGGCAAGAGGGGCTGGGAGATCAAAATGGAATCAGAAAAACTTTACTACTTTACAATAAATATATTAAATAAAAAAGAAAAGACTCTACCTATACCGTCAGGTAGATGTTCAATGCTTTTAGATAAGCTTTAA
- a CDS encoding BMP family protein gives MKNLFLILCILCFSCSGSKAGSGLTKIAILVDGTFDDESFNGSAWKGAKKVEKEFGLEIMMKESNANSYLADLESLKNNGSNFLWLIGYKFSDFAIIAALENPESKYVIIDPVYESDLVIPENLSAITFRTEEGAFLVGYIAAKMSKTGKIGFLGGFDDVVVNTFRYGYEAGAIYANKHINIDNKYIGNFVNTETGKNMANAMYAEGVDIIYHVAGLAGLGVIESARDLGDGHYVIGVDQDQSHLAPDNVITSSIKDIGRVLNIMISNYLKTNAFEGGQVLSYGLKEGFLDFVKNPKMISFELEKELDDLSEGIINGKIIVPNNERTYNQFMRKIL, from the coding sequence ATGAAAAATTTATTTTTAATTTTATGTATTTTGTGTTTTTCATGTTCTGGTTCTAAAGCTGGTAGTGGACTTACTAAGATTGCTATCTTAGTCGATGGAACTTTTGATGATGAATCTTTTAATGGGAGTGCTTGGAAGGGTGCTAAGAAGGTAGAAAAAGAATTTGGATTAGAAATAATGATGAAGGAGTCTAATGCAAATTCTTATTTAGCTGATCTTGAGTCATTAAAGAATAATGGTTCAAATTTTCTCTGGTTAATTGGATATAAGTTTAGTGATTTTGCTATTATTGCTGCTTTGGAAAATCCAGAGAGCAAATATGTAATTATTGATCCGGTTTATGAGAGTGATTTGGTCATTCCTGAAAACTTGTCAGCCATAACTTTTAGAACTGAGGAAGGAGCATTTCTGGTAGGTTATATTGCAGCTAAGATGTCTAAGACGGGTAAAATTGGATTTTTAGGTGGATTTGATGATGTAGTTGTTAATACATTTAGGTATGGGTATGAAGCTGGTGCTATTTATGCAAATAAGCATATCAATATTGATAATAAGTATATTGGCAATTTTGTTAATACTGAGACTGGAAAGAATATGGCAAATGCGATGTATGCGGAAGGCGTAGACATTATTTATCATGTTGCAGGTTTAGCTGGGCTTGGAGTTATTGAGTCTGCTCGTGATCTTGGAGATGGGCATTATGTTATTGGAGTTGATCAGGATCAGTCACACCTTGCACCTGATAATGTTATTACGTCTTCAATTAAAGATATTGGACGAGTTTTAAATATTATGATTTCTAATTACTTAAAGACAAATGCCTTTGAAGGGGGGCAAGTATTAAGTTATGGATTAAAAGAAGGATTTTTAGATTTTGTTAAAAATCCTAAGATGATTTCTTTCGAGCTTGAAAAGGAATTAGATGATCTTTCTGAGGGAATAATTAATGGAAAGATTATTGTTCCAAATAATGAGAGGACTTATAATCAATTTATGAGGAAGATTCTTTAA
- a CDS encoding BMP family ABC transporter substrate-binding protein — protein sequence MSKNLCFIILFSLLFVSCFSSKKSSSVAVDSRIVMGIMAPGDFNDKGYLQNALDGAVNIRNEFKIKLIPKVLTPYPVEGKRLMTADEVLAEDVYALQKDGVNFIWFISAHFSEPALRFAYENPNIFYGIIDPFNYVNVQLPKNLLAINFKSEEGAFLAGYLAAKMSKSNRIGFLTGVDVGYVERFVIGFRAGAFYANPKTKVILKRILDELSNDTGKEVAEHMYVAEGIDIIFPVMGPALLGVFTVAKELGPGHYVIGVNKDMAHLAPGHVITSVIKDVGKAIYNFSLDAVKSNRFNGGRMIERGMKEGVIDIIKDPNIIDNDLIDVITKIQTAIVNGELIIPSTEHEFDLFKARL from the coding sequence GTGTCAAAAAATTTATGTTTTATAATTTTATTTAGTTTATTATTTGTGTCTTGTTTTTCTTCAAAAAAATCTTCTTCTGTTGCTGTTGATAGTCGAATTGTTATGGGGATTATGGCTCCAGGCGATTTCAATGATAAGGGTTATTTGCAAAATGCTCTTGATGGTGCTGTTAACATAAGAAATGAGTTTAAAATCAAACTTATTCCAAAGGTTTTAACACCTTATCCTGTTGAAGGCAAGAGATTGATGACAGCTGATGAAGTATTAGCAGAAGATGTTTACGCGTTACAAAAGGATGGTGTCAATTTTATTTGGTTTATTAGTGCTCATTTTTCAGAGCCTGCATTAAGATTTGCTTATGAGAATCCAAATATTTTTTATGGAATTATAGATCCTTTTAATTATGTTAATGTTCAATTGCCTAAAAATCTTTTAGCTATTAATTTTAAATCTGAGGAAGGAGCATTTTTAGCTGGGTATCTAGCTGCTAAGATGAGTAAGAGCAATAGGATTGGGTTTTTGACTGGTGTTGATGTTGGGTATGTTGAAAGGTTTGTAATTGGATTTAGAGCAGGGGCTTTTTATGCAAATCCTAAGACAAAAGTTATTTTAAAGAGAATTTTAGATGAATTGAGCAACGATACTGGTAAAGAGGTTGCCGAGCACATGTATGTTGCGGAGGGCATTGATATTATTTTTCCTGTAATGGGTCCTGCGTTGCTTGGTGTGTTTACTGTTGCAAAGGAACTTGGGCCTGGTCATTATGTAATTGGGGTTAATAAAGATATGGCACACCTTGCACCTGGGCATGTTATTACTTCTGTAATTAAGGATGTTGGGAAGGCTATATACAATTTTTCATTAGATGCTGTTAAAAGTAATAGATTTAATGGTGGTAGGATGATTGAAAGAGGAATGAAGGAGGGCGTTATAGATATTATTAAGGACCCTAATATTATCGACAATGATTTGATTGATGTCATTACAAAGATTCAGACTGCGATAGTTAATGGGGAGCTTATTATACCTTCTACTGAACATGAATTTGATTTATTTAAGGCGAGGTTATAA
- a CDS encoding BMP family lipoprotein, whose amino-acid sequence MNKYIVFIFVVLAFLGCNKKSSVSKSLENPVISLIVDGTFDDKSFGEDAWKGAQILEKDFGVEIVGKTSTISAYASDLDSLKDKSSSIIWGVGFKLQDAIERAAALNRDINYGVIDVIYEDNVSLPDNLLGLSFKVEEASFLAGYLAAKTSKTGKIGFIGGMNGVVVNSFKCGYEAGAKYANKNIELNSQYVGSFSDLSLGRSMASKMYASGIDIIFAAAGLAGLGAIEVAKELGAGHYIIGVDQDQSYLAPDNVLTSVVKNVGNSLYEITKNYLNTNDFDGGKILKFGLKDGAVGIVKHDSKIKDYIKVEIETIEDKIVRDDILVPSNLDEYNKFLDMNNLLN is encoded by the coding sequence ATGAATAAATATATAGTATTTATTTTTGTTGTATTAGCTTTTTTAGGGTGTAATAAGAAGTCATCTGTTTCTAAATCTTTGGAAAATCCCGTAATTTCTTTGATAGTTGATGGCACTTTTGATGATAAGTCATTTGGTGAAGATGCTTGGAAGGGTGCTCAAATATTAGAAAAAGATTTTGGAGTTGAGATTGTTGGAAAAACCTCAACAATTTCTGCTTATGCTAGTGATTTAGATAGTCTTAAAGATAAAAGTTCTAGTATTATCTGGGGAGTTGGTTTTAAACTTCAAGATGCTATTGAGAGGGCTGCTGCTCTTAATAGAGATATTAATTATGGAGTTATTGATGTTATTTATGAAGATAATGTAAGTCTTCCTGATAATTTGCTTGGCCTCTCATTTAAAGTTGAAGAGGCTTCATTTTTAGCTGGATATTTAGCTGCTAAGACATCCAAGACAGGTAAGATTGGATTTATAGGTGGAATGAATGGTGTAGTTGTTAATTCGTTTAAATGTGGATATGAAGCTGGTGCTAAATATGCAAATAAAAACATTGAGTTGAATTCTCAATATGTAGGCTCATTCTCTGATCTTTCACTTGGACGTTCAATGGCAAGCAAGATGTATGCTTCTGGGATTGACATTATATTTGCAGCAGCAGGGCTTGCAGGTCTTGGTGCTATTGAGGTTGCAAAAGAACTTGGTGCTGGACATTATATTATTGGAGTTGATCAGGATCAGTCATATCTTGCGCCTGATAATGTTTTAACGTCAGTTGTTAAAAATGTTGGGAATTCTCTTTATGAGATAACAAAGAATTATTTAAATACAAATGATTTTGATGGTGGCAAAATATTAAAATTTGGGCTTAAAGATGGTGCTGTAGGTATTGTTAAGCATGATTCTAAAATTAAAGATTACATTAAAGTTGAGATTGAGACTATAGAAGATAAAATAGTTCGTGATGATATCTTGGTTCCAAGCAATCTTGATGAATATAATAAGTTTTTAGATATGAATAATCTATTAAATTAA
- a CDS encoding BMP family protein, with protein sequence MLKKVVLLFLILGCSGSQDKIPVSNTISVIVDGTFDDRGFNENSSKAMTQLKEESRVNIIQKESKASDYLSDIGGLEESGASLIWGVGFRFTDAFLQKSLENSDVNYGIIEGSYAEDIELPKNLVNVNFRSEEGAFLAGYLAAKISKTGKIGFLGGIEGVVLSSFRYGYEAGAKYANKDIELNSQYVGSFSDLSLGRSMASKMYASGIDIIFAAAGLAGLGAIEVAKELGAGHYIIGVDQDQSYLAPDNILVSYVKRIDIVMLDLTSSYLEIGKWNGGYNLEFGLKDGALDLIFNKSINLIKDYDFLSEIKDKIMNNEIEVPKDEKSYGNFIVNLLHKS encoded by the coding sequence ATGTTAAAGAAGGTTGTTTTATTATTTTTGATTCTGGGTTGTTCAGGTTCACAAGATAAGATCCCAGTATCTAATACTATTTCTGTCATTGTCGATGGAACTTTTGATGATAGAGGTTTTAATGAAAATTCTTCCAAGGCAATGACCCAACTTAAAGAAGAATCTAGAGTTAATATAATTCAAAAAGAATCCAAGGCTTCTGATTATTTATCAGATATTGGAGGATTGGAAGAGAGTGGGGCTAGTCTAATTTGGGGAGTTGGTTTTAGGTTTACAGATGCGTTTTTGCAAAAATCTCTCGAGAATTCTGATGTGAATTATGGAATTATTGAAGGTTCTTATGCAGAAGATATTGAATTGCCCAAAAATTTAGTGAATGTGAATTTCAGATCTGAGGAAGGGGCGTTTTTAGCTGGGTATCTAGCAGCTAAAATATCTAAGACAGGTAAGATTGGATTTTTAGGTGGAATAGAAGGTGTAGTGCTAAGTTCATTCAGATATGGGTATGAAGCTGGTGCTAAATATGCAAATAAAGACATTGAGTTGAATTCTCAATATGTAGGCTCATTCTCTGATCTTTCACTTGGACGTTCAATGGCAAGCAAGATGTATGCTTCTGGGATTGATATTATATTTGCAGCAGCAGGGCTTGCAGGTCTTGGTGCTATTGAGGTTGCAAAAGAACTTGGTGCTGGACATTATATTATTGGAGTTGATCAGGATCAGTCATATCTTGCGCCTGATAACATACTTGTGTCATATGTTAAGAGGATTGATATAGTTATGTTAGATTTGACAAGTTCTTATTTAGAGATTGGCAAATGGAATGGTGGGTATAATTTAGAATTTGGACTTAAAGATGGAGCACTTGATTTAATTTTTAATAAGTCAATAAATTTAATAAAGGATTATGATTTTCTTTCAGAAATTAAAGATAAGATAATGAATAATGAGATTGAAGTTCCCAAAGATGAAAAATCTTATGGCAACTTTATTGTTAATCTGTTGCATAAGAGCTAA
- the rpsG gene encoding 30S ribosomal protein S7, translating to MSRKSKKIKKKVFKDSKYNSQVIAKFVNRMMFDGKKSISETIVYNSIDMLAEKIEEVDKIAAFNKALDNVKPLVEVRSRRVGGATYQVPVEVREERREALAMKWIISAARKASGKSMQEKLANEFVNSYNSTGAAFKKREDTHRMAEANRAFTHYRW from the coding sequence ATGTCAAGAAAGAGTAAAAAAATTAAGAAAAAAGTCTTTAAAGATTCTAAGTATAATTCTCAAGTGATAGCTAAATTTGTGAATAGAATGATGTTTGATGGAAAAAAATCTATCAGTGAAACTATAGTTTATAATTCAATTGATATGCTTGCAGAAAAGATTGAGGAAGTTGATAAGATTGCTGCTTTCAATAAGGCCTTGGATAATGTTAAACCATTAGTAGAGGTTAGAAGCAGAAGGGTTGGTGGTGCTACTTATCAAGTGCCAGTTGAAGTTAGAGAGGAAAGGCGTGAGGCTTTGGCAATGAAATGGATTATTTCAGCTGCCAGAAAGGCTAGTGGGAAGTCAATGCAAGAAAAGTTAGCAAATGAATTTGTTAATTCTTACAATTCAACAGGTGCTGCTTTTAAGAAGAGAGAAGATACTCACAGAATGGCAGAGGCAAATAGAGCTTTCACACATTACAGATGGTAA
- the rpsL gene encoding 30S ribosomal protein S12: MPTINQLIKKPRKSQKEKTASPALQNCPQRRGICTRVMTVTPKKPNSALRKVARVRLSNGFEVTAYIPGIGHNLQEHSVVLIRGGRVKDLPGVRYHIIRGAKDTLGVNNRKQGRSKYGTKKPKA, translated from the coding sequence ATGCCTACAATCAATCAACTAATTAAGAAGCCAAGAAAGAGTCAAAAAGAAAAGACAGCATCTCCTGCGCTTCAAAATTGTCCTCAAAGAAGAGGAATTTGTACTCGTGTGATGACAGTTACACCTAAGAAACCTAATTCAGCTTTAAGAAAAGTAGCCCGTGTTAGGCTTTCAAATGGATTTGAAGTAACAGCTTATATTCCAGGGATTGGTCATAATTTGCAAGAGCATTCAGTTGTTTTAATTAGAGGTGGGAGGGTTAAAGATTTACCAGGTGTTAGGTACCATATTATCAGGGGAGCTAAGGATACTCTTGGTGTTAATAATCGGAAGCAAGGTCGTTCTAAGTATGGGACCAAGAAACCAAAAGCTTAA